From Calonectris borealis chromosome 7, bCalBor7.hap1.2, whole genome shotgun sequence, one genomic window encodes:
- the NOLC1 gene encoding nucleolar and coiled-body phosphoprotein 1 isoform X2 has protein sequence MAEWRAVPSDLFPFVLAFLRENRFEGAARAFAREAAAKEQDPNAASLLDIFSYWLKSPAAKKRKLVPNGTQAKRKPSSSSDDSSSQEDETPPAKKPAKAGAVPKAKAVPPAKKAESSSEDSSDDSDSEEEKQPAKKGAKPVVKPAGTKIQPQKKAESSSSDSSSSDEEAPKKQPPKPATPKSGSKAAQAAAKVVNGKAANSSSSSEDSDEEEAAPKKALPKKSPLPKPAATQACPGKNKRAKESSSSEDSSDSSDDEKPPAKQKPKSGKAVVAKTIRGPQNKAVTTKKAESSSDSDSDSGSEDDKKKVRSKLPAKQPVIKNTSKPAKVAVKPGQAKKDSSSSSDSSDSDSSDKKAPVKPTTKAATPATKKSQAATKKAQSSSDSDSSSSSSEDEKKKKGTPAKLAGKVGKPVSKPTPAPKAGTSDSDSSSSEEEEKKPVVKPATKTAGAAKATVGKKAAASSSSCSSSDSSSEEDEKPKKAGKGVQNNSKTTASTEKSKASTPAANNLKSKPAGGSSSSSESSSEEETGKVNGGTIRKKQKREDVQEPETPHSKKAKIKGKTPHTVPKVKQPASPFRRVREEEIEVDARVADNSFEAKKGAAGDWGEKANNILKFTKGKSFRHEKTKKKRGSYRGGTISTQVNSVKFESD, from the exons ATGGCGGAGTGGCGCGCGGTGCCCAGCGACCTCTTCCCCTTCGTGCTCGCCTTCCTGCGCGAGAACCGCTTCGAGGGCGCCGCGCGCGCCTTCGccagggaggcggcggcg AAGGAGCAGGACCCCAACGCAGCCTCCCTCCTGGACATCTTCAGTTACTGGCTGAA GTCTCCGGCGGCCAAGAAGAGAAAGCTCGTTCCCAACGGCACCCAGGCGAAGAGGAAGCCGTCCTCCAGCAGCGATGACAGCTCCAGCCAGGAGGACGAGACGCCCCCAGCCAAGAAACCAG CTAAAGCAGGAGCTGTGCCCAAGGCAAAAGCAGTTCCTCCAGCCAAgaaggcagagagcagcagcgAGGACTCCAGTGATGATTCAGACtcagaggaagagaagcagccagCAAAG AAAGGTGCAAAACCTGTGGTGAAGCCAGCTGGAACCAAAATCCAGCctcagaagaaagcagagagttCCAGCTCTGACTCAAGTAGCTCAGATGAAGAAGCACCAAAGAAACAGCCTCCAAAACCAGCAACACCTAAATCAG GAAGTAAAGCTGCCCAGGCAGCCGCTAAGGTGGTCaatggaaaagcagcaaacaGTAGCAGCAGTAGTGAAGATTCTGATGAGGAAGAGGCTGCACCGAAGAAG GCTCTTCCCAAGAAATCACCTTTGCCGAAACCTGCAGCCACTCAAGCATGTCCAGGGAAAAACAAACGTGCCAAGGAAAGTTCCAGTAGTGAGGACTCATCTGACAGCTCAGATGATGAAAAGCCACCTGCAAAACAAAAGCCGAAGTCTG GCAAAGCAGTAGTAGCTAAAACAATCCGTGGCCCCCAAAACAAAGCTGTGACTACCAAGAAGGCTGAATCCAGTTCCGACAGTGACTCAG attcTGGCTCTGAAGATGACAAGAAGAAGGTAAGGAGTAAGCTCCCAGCTAAACAACCTGTGATAAAGAATACTTCCAAACCAGCAAAAGTAGCTGTCAAGCCTGGACAAGCAAAGAAAGACTCCAGTTCCTCCTCAGACAGTTCAG ATTCTGATAGCTCTGACAAGAAGGCCCCTGTGAAGCCCACAACTAAAGCAGCAACCCCTGCAACAAAGAAGTCACAAGCTGCCACAAAGAAAGCACAAAGTAGCTCTGATTCAGatagcagctccagcagctctgaggacgagaagaagaagaaaggcacTCCAGCTAAATTAGCTGGCAAAGTGGGTAAGCCAGTGTCCAAACCTACCCCAGCTCCCAAAGCAGGCACTTCTGACTCTGATAGCTCAAgcagtgaagaagaagaaaagaagccaGTGGTGAAACCAGCCACCAAAACTGCAGGGGCAGCGAAAGCAActgtggggaagaaggcagctgcTTCTAGTAGTAGTTGCAGCTCATCTGATAGTTCCAGCGAAGAGGATGAGAAGCccaaaaaggcagggaaaggggtaCAGAACAATTCTAAGACCACTGCCTCCACAGAGAAATCAAAAGCATCCACACCAGCAGCAAACAACCTGAAGTCTAAGCCAGCTGGTGGCAGCAGTAGTAGCAGTGAAAGCAGCTCTGAAGAAGAGACTGGAAAAGTCAATGGAG GCACGAtcaggaagaaacagaagagggaaGATGTTCAGGAGCCAGAGACACCACACAGTAAAAAGGCAAAGATCAAAGGCAAAACACCACACACAGTTCCCAAGGTGAAACAG ccAGCCTCTCCATTCCGCCGCGTAAGGGAAGAAGAGATTGAGGTGGATGCCCGAGTTGCTGATAACTCATTTGAAGCAAAG AAAGGAGCAGCTGGTGACTGGGGTGAGAAGGCTAACAATATCCTGAAATTCACTAAAGGCAAATCTTTCCGCCatgagaagacaaagaaaaaacgAGGCAGCTACCGTGGGGGCACTATATCGACCCAAGTCAATTCCGTCAAGTTTGAAAGTGACTGA
- the NOLC1 gene encoding nucleolar and coiled-body phosphoprotein 1 isoform X1: MAEWRAVPSDLFPFVLAFLRENRFEGAARAFAREAAAKEQDPNAASLLDIFSYWLKSPAAKKRKLVPNGTQAKRKPSSSSDDSSSQEDETPPAKKPAKAGAVPKAKAVPPAKKAESSSEDSSDDSDSEEEKQPAKKGAKPVVKPAGTKIQPQKKAESSSSDSSSSDEEAPKKQPPKPATPKSGSKAAQAAAKVVNGKAANSSSSSEDSDEEEAAPKKALPKKSPLPKPAATQACPGKNKRAKESSSSEDSSDSSDDEKPPAKQKPKSGQYSAVPPPQAAQTKKGLAKAPAKKAESSDSSDSSDEAEQVPPKGGIGKAVVAKTIRGPQNKAVTTKKAESSSDSDSDSGSEDDKKKVRSKLPAKQPVIKNTSKPAKVAVKPGQAKKDSSSSSDSSDSDSSDKKAPVKPTTKAATPATKKSQAATKKAQSSSDSDSSSSSSEDEKKKKGTPAKLAGKVGKPVSKPTPAPKAGTSDSDSSSSEEEEKKPVVKPATKTAGAAKATVGKKAAASSSSCSSSDSSSEEDEKPKKAGKGVQNNSKTTASTEKSKASTPAANNLKSKPAGGSSSSSESSSEEETGKVNGGTIRKKQKREDVQEPETPHSKKAKIKGKTPHTVPKVKQPASPFRRVREEEIEVDARVADNSFEAKKGAAGDWGEKANNILKFTKGKSFRHEKTKKKRGSYRGGTISTQVNSVKFESD; encoded by the exons ATGGCGGAGTGGCGCGCGGTGCCCAGCGACCTCTTCCCCTTCGTGCTCGCCTTCCTGCGCGAGAACCGCTTCGAGGGCGCCGCGCGCGCCTTCGccagggaggcggcggcg AAGGAGCAGGACCCCAACGCAGCCTCCCTCCTGGACATCTTCAGTTACTGGCTGAA GTCTCCGGCGGCCAAGAAGAGAAAGCTCGTTCCCAACGGCACCCAGGCGAAGAGGAAGCCGTCCTCCAGCAGCGATGACAGCTCCAGCCAGGAGGACGAGACGCCCCCAGCCAAGAAACCAG CTAAAGCAGGAGCTGTGCCCAAGGCAAAAGCAGTTCCTCCAGCCAAgaaggcagagagcagcagcgAGGACTCCAGTGATGATTCAGACtcagaggaagagaagcagccagCAAAG AAAGGTGCAAAACCTGTGGTGAAGCCAGCTGGAACCAAAATCCAGCctcagaagaaagcagagagttCCAGCTCTGACTCAAGTAGCTCAGATGAAGAAGCACCAAAGAAACAGCCTCCAAAACCAGCAACACCTAAATCAG GAAGTAAAGCTGCCCAGGCAGCCGCTAAGGTGGTCaatggaaaagcagcaaacaGTAGCAGCAGTAGTGAAGATTCTGATGAGGAAGAGGCTGCACCGAAGAAG GCTCTTCCCAAGAAATCACCTTTGCCGAAACCTGCAGCCACTCAAGCATGTCCAGGGAAAAACAAACGTGCCAAGGAAAGTTCCAGTAGTGAGGACTCATCTGACAGCTCAGATGATGAAAAGCCACCTGCAAAACAAAAGCCGAAGTCTG GTCAGTACAGTGCTGTACCACCTCCTCAAGCTGCGCAGACAAAGAAGGGCCTTGCCAAGGCTCCTGCAAAAAAGGCTGAGAGCAGTGACTCTTCAGACAGTAGTGACGAGGCAGAGCAGGTGCCCCCAAAGGGAGGAATAG GCAAAGCAGTAGTAGCTAAAACAATCCGTGGCCCCCAAAACAAAGCTGTGACTACCAAGAAGGCTGAATCCAGTTCCGACAGTGACTCAG attcTGGCTCTGAAGATGACAAGAAGAAGGTAAGGAGTAAGCTCCCAGCTAAACAACCTGTGATAAAGAATACTTCCAAACCAGCAAAAGTAGCTGTCAAGCCTGGACAAGCAAAGAAAGACTCCAGTTCCTCCTCAGACAGTTCAG ATTCTGATAGCTCTGACAAGAAGGCCCCTGTGAAGCCCACAACTAAAGCAGCAACCCCTGCAACAAAGAAGTCACAAGCTGCCACAAAGAAAGCACAAAGTAGCTCTGATTCAGatagcagctccagcagctctgaggacgagaagaagaagaaaggcacTCCAGCTAAATTAGCTGGCAAAGTGGGTAAGCCAGTGTCCAAACCTACCCCAGCTCCCAAAGCAGGCACTTCTGACTCTGATAGCTCAAgcagtgaagaagaagaaaagaagccaGTGGTGAAACCAGCCACCAAAACTGCAGGGGCAGCGAAAGCAActgtggggaagaaggcagctgcTTCTAGTAGTAGTTGCAGCTCATCTGATAGTTCCAGCGAAGAGGATGAGAAGCccaaaaaggcagggaaaggggtaCAGAACAATTCTAAGACCACTGCCTCCACAGAGAAATCAAAAGCATCCACACCAGCAGCAAACAACCTGAAGTCTAAGCCAGCTGGTGGCAGCAGTAGTAGCAGTGAAAGCAGCTCTGAAGAAGAGACTGGAAAAGTCAATGGAG GCACGAtcaggaagaaacagaagagggaaGATGTTCAGGAGCCAGAGACACCACACAGTAAAAAGGCAAAGATCAAAGGCAAAACACCACACACAGTTCCCAAGGTGAAACAG ccAGCCTCTCCATTCCGCCGCGTAAGGGAAGAAGAGATTGAGGTGGATGCCCGAGTTGCTGATAACTCATTTGAAGCAAAG AAAGGAGCAGCTGGTGACTGGGGTGAGAAGGCTAACAATATCCTGAAATTCACTAAAGGCAAATCTTTCCGCCatgagaagacaaagaaaaaacgAGGCAGCTACCGTGGGGGCACTATATCGACCCAAGTCAATTCCGTCAAGTTTGAAAGTGACTGA
- the NOLC1 gene encoding nucleolar and coiled-body phosphoprotein 1 isoform X3 produces MKGAKPVVKPAGTKIQPQKKAESSSSDSSSSDEEAPKKQPPKPATPKSGSKAAQAAAKVVNGKAANSSSSSEDSDEEEAAPKKALPKKSPLPKPAATQACPGKNKRAKESSSSEDSSDSSDDEKPPAKQKPKSGQYSAVPPPQAAQTKKGLAKAPAKKAESSDSSDSSDEAEQVPPKGGIGKAVVAKTIRGPQNKAVTTKKAESSSDSDSDSGSEDDKKKVRSKLPAKQPVIKNTSKPAKVAVKPGQAKKDSSSSSDSSDSDSSDKKAPVKPTTKAATPATKKSQAATKKAQSSSDSDSSSSSSEDEKKKKGTPAKLAGKVGKPVSKPTPAPKAGTSDSDSSSSEEEEKKPVVKPATKTAGAAKATVGKKAAASSSSCSSSDSSSEEDEKPKKAGKGVQNNSKTTASTEKSKASTPAANNLKSKPAGGSSSSSESSSEEETGKVNGGTIRKKQKREDVQEPETPHSKKAKIKGKTPHTVPKVKQPASPFRRVREEEIEVDARVADNSFEAKKGAAGDWGEKANNILKFTKGKSFRHEKTKKKRGSYRGGTISTQVNSVKFESD; encoded by the exons ATG AAAGGTGCAAAACCTGTGGTGAAGCCAGCTGGAACCAAAATCCAGCctcagaagaaagcagagagttCCAGCTCTGACTCAAGTAGCTCAGATGAAGAAGCACCAAAGAAACAGCCTCCAAAACCAGCAACACCTAAATCAG GAAGTAAAGCTGCCCAGGCAGCCGCTAAGGTGGTCaatggaaaagcagcaaacaGTAGCAGCAGTAGTGAAGATTCTGATGAGGAAGAGGCTGCACCGAAGAAG GCTCTTCCCAAGAAATCACCTTTGCCGAAACCTGCAGCCACTCAAGCATGTCCAGGGAAAAACAAACGTGCCAAGGAAAGTTCCAGTAGTGAGGACTCATCTGACAGCTCAGATGATGAAAAGCCACCTGCAAAACAAAAGCCGAAGTCTG GTCAGTACAGTGCTGTACCACCTCCTCAAGCTGCGCAGACAAAGAAGGGCCTTGCCAAGGCTCCTGCAAAAAAGGCTGAGAGCAGTGACTCTTCAGACAGTAGTGACGAGGCAGAGCAGGTGCCCCCAAAGGGAGGAATAG GCAAAGCAGTAGTAGCTAAAACAATCCGTGGCCCCCAAAACAAAGCTGTGACTACCAAGAAGGCTGAATCCAGTTCCGACAGTGACTCAG attcTGGCTCTGAAGATGACAAGAAGAAGGTAAGGAGTAAGCTCCCAGCTAAACAACCTGTGATAAAGAATACTTCCAAACCAGCAAAAGTAGCTGTCAAGCCTGGACAAGCAAAGAAAGACTCCAGTTCCTCCTCAGACAGTTCAG ATTCTGATAGCTCTGACAAGAAGGCCCCTGTGAAGCCCACAACTAAAGCAGCAACCCCTGCAACAAAGAAGTCACAAGCTGCCACAAAGAAAGCACAAAGTAGCTCTGATTCAGatagcagctccagcagctctgaggacgagaagaagaagaaaggcacTCCAGCTAAATTAGCTGGCAAAGTGGGTAAGCCAGTGTCCAAACCTACCCCAGCTCCCAAAGCAGGCACTTCTGACTCTGATAGCTCAAgcagtgaagaagaagaaaagaagccaGTGGTGAAACCAGCCACCAAAACTGCAGGGGCAGCGAAAGCAActgtggggaagaaggcagctgcTTCTAGTAGTAGTTGCAGCTCATCTGATAGTTCCAGCGAAGAGGATGAGAAGCccaaaaaggcagggaaaggggtaCAGAACAATTCTAAGACCACTGCCTCCACAGAGAAATCAAAAGCATCCACACCAGCAGCAAACAACCTGAAGTCTAAGCCAGCTGGTGGCAGCAGTAGTAGCAGTGAAAGCAGCTCTGAAGAAGAGACTGGAAAAGTCAATGGAG GCACGAtcaggaagaaacagaagagggaaGATGTTCAGGAGCCAGAGACACCACACAGTAAAAAGGCAAAGATCAAAGGCAAAACACCACACACAGTTCCCAAGGTGAAACAG ccAGCCTCTCCATTCCGCCGCGTAAGGGAAGAAGAGATTGAGGTGGATGCCCGAGTTGCTGATAACTCATTTGAAGCAAAG AAAGGAGCAGCTGGTGACTGGGGTGAGAAGGCTAACAATATCCTGAAATTCACTAAAGGCAAATCTTTCCGCCatgagaagacaaagaaaaaacgAGGCAGCTACCGTGGGGGCACTATATCGACCCAAGTCAATTCCGTCAAGTTTGAAAGTGACTGA